One part of the Paraburkholderia flagellata genome encodes these proteins:
- a CDS encoding IclR family transcriptional regulator codes for MPAQDPAGTIKKEEGVAVIDRACAILFAFRPGDNALTLAELAARTGLYKSTLLRLAGALIQHRLLLRLDDGRYQLGPATFALGALYQRSLNMGDILLPLMRELAAASGESVSFYVRDNAVRVCLHRVDSHHVVRHHVREGDVLPLESGSGGRALLAFGGEAGEPFESIRRDFYCISIGERDRETAGVSMPVFGVHDTLRGVLTLAGPSSRIDGAFVERHLDALFDCAIRATDALGGDSRALRAAQRARAREDA; via the coding sequence TCGACCGCGCGTGCGCCATCCTGTTCGCGTTTCGCCCCGGAGATAACGCGCTCACGCTCGCCGAACTCGCGGCGCGTACAGGCCTTTATAAAAGTACGCTGCTGCGGCTGGCCGGCGCGCTGATCCAGCATCGCCTGCTGCTGCGCCTCGACGACGGACGCTACCAACTCGGCCCCGCCACGTTTGCGCTAGGCGCTCTCTATCAGCGCAGCCTCAACATGGGCGACATTCTGTTGCCGCTCATGCGTGAGCTGGCCGCCGCGAGCGGGGAGAGCGTTTCGTTCTACGTGCGCGACAACGCTGTGCGCGTGTGCCTGCATCGCGTCGATTCACACCATGTGGTGCGCCACCACGTGCGCGAGGGAGACGTACTGCCGCTCGAAAGCGGCTCGGGCGGCCGCGCATTGCTCGCGTTCGGCGGCGAGGCGGGCGAGCCGTTCGAGAGCATTCGGCGCGACTTCTACTGCATATCGATCGGTGAACGCGATCGCGAGACCGCGGGCGTTTCCATGCCTGTATTCGGCGTTCACGATACGTTGCGTGGTGTGCTCACGCTCGCCGGACCGAGTTCGCGCATCGATGGGGCGTTCGTCGAGCGCCATCTCGATGCCCTGTTCGATTGCGCGATACGCGCGACCGACGCGCTTGGCGGCGACTCACGCGCGCTGCGCGCCGCCCAACGCGCGCGCGCACGCGAGGACGCCTGA
- a CDS encoding CaiB/BaiF CoA transferase family protein has translation MMLPLAGVRVLDLSNVLAGPFCAYQLTLFGAEVTKVEHPEGGDLARRLGADKDAAARNMGASFVAVNAGKRSITLNLKDPRGKAILLDLVRNADVLVENFRPGVMDRLELGYDQLSKVNPALVYCAISGFGDEGELSRRPAYDQIIQGMSGVMSVTGDAQSAPLRVGYPVSDTVGGLTAAFGICAALVDARTSGRGRRLDVSMLEATLATMGWVVSNYLNAGVEPTPMGNENFTAAPSGTFRTGAGLLNIAANETRQFESLCEVIGRPDLPGDERFCARHTRKQYREALKAEIETALAADSAANWEARLLERGVPVGRVLSVPEILAHPHLAERRFIREFEAAEGEAAQRVTRAGLRLADADAAPATPAPTLGAHTRETLAQLGYEAAQIDALHHDGVI, from the coding sequence ATCATGCTCCCGTTAGCCGGTGTGCGCGTCCTGGATCTGTCGAATGTGCTCGCGGGTCCGTTCTGCGCCTATCAACTTACGCTCTTCGGCGCCGAAGTCACCAAGGTCGAGCATCCTGAGGGCGGCGATCTTGCCCGGCGCCTGGGCGCCGACAAGGATGCCGCAGCGCGCAATATGGGCGCGTCATTCGTGGCCGTGAACGCGGGCAAACGCTCGATCACGCTGAACCTGAAAGACCCGCGCGGCAAGGCAATTTTGCTCGATCTGGTACGCAACGCCGACGTGCTCGTCGAAAACTTCCGGCCTGGCGTGATGGATCGCCTCGAACTTGGCTACGATCAGTTATCCAAAGTGAATCCGGCGCTGGTCTACTGTGCGATTTCCGGATTCGGTGACGAAGGCGAGCTGTCGCGACGCCCTGCTTACGACCAGATCATTCAGGGCATGTCCGGCGTGATGAGCGTGACGGGGGACGCGCAGAGCGCGCCGCTGCGCGTGGGCTATCCCGTCTCCGATACGGTGGGCGGCCTCACCGCTGCGTTCGGCATTTGCGCGGCGCTCGTCGACGCGCGCACGAGCGGCCGCGGGCGGCGCCTCGACGTTTCGATGCTCGAAGCGACGCTCGCGACCATGGGCTGGGTCGTGTCGAACTACCTGAACGCAGGCGTCGAGCCCACGCCGATGGGCAACGAGAATTTCACGGCCGCGCCCTCGGGCACGTTCCGCACCGGCGCGGGCCTCCTCAATATCGCTGCGAATGAAACACGCCAGTTCGAAAGCCTGTGTGAGGTGATCGGCCGCCCTGACCTGCCGGGCGACGAGCGCTTTTGCGCGCGCCATACGCGCAAGCAATATCGCGAAGCGCTTAAGGCCGAGATCGAAACCGCGCTCGCAGCAGACAGCGCGGCAAACTGGGAAGCGCGCCTGCTCGAGCGCGGCGTTCCGGTGGGCCGAGTGCTCTCGGTGCCCGAAATCCTTGCGCATCCACATCTGGCCGAACGGCGCTTCATACGGGAGTTCGAGGCTGCAGAGGGCGAAGCGGCGCAGCGCGTGACGCGCGCGGGCCTGCGCCTCGCCGATGCCGACGCGGCACCCGCCACCCCGGCGCCGACGCTTGGCGCGCACACGCGCGAAACGCTTGCACAACTCGGCTACGAGGCCGCCCAAATCGACGCCCTGCACCACGACGGAGTGATCTGA
- a CDS encoding citryl-CoA lyase, producing MSTTNTTTPDLAALCADYWSTSITDIHPGSIKVRGYPIQELIGNVSFPQMIWLMLRGELPGDEEATLLEAALVASVDHGPHAPSIAISRMATSCGLPINGAMASALNALDDVHGGAGQQAVELYADIAARIVAGSPFEAAVEAGVDEFIAAHGKYLPGFGHRFHPVDPRAGRLLALVDARVASGTIKGRYAAIARGIEALLKKRKDRPVPMNIDGVTAVIYAELGFAPELARGVFCLSRAVGILAHAWEQRGRGERNKGPMPRQIPYAYTGAPERHLEQS from the coding sequence ATGTCGACGACGAACACAACCACGCCGGATCTCGCCGCCCTGTGCGCCGACTACTGGAGCACCTCGATCACCGACATCCATCCGGGCTCGATCAAGGTGCGCGGCTATCCGATCCAGGAACTGATTGGCAACGTGAGCTTCCCGCAGATGATCTGGCTGATGCTGCGCGGCGAGCTGCCCGGTGACGAAGAGGCCACGCTGCTCGAAGCCGCACTCGTGGCCTCGGTCGATCACGGGCCACATGCGCCTTCGATCGCGATCTCGCGCATGGCCACGAGTTGTGGCCTGCCGATCAACGGTGCCATGGCGTCGGCGCTCAACGCGCTCGACGATGTGCACGGCGGCGCAGGCCAGCAGGCGGTCGAGCTCTATGCTGACATCGCCGCGCGCATCGTGGCGGGCAGTCCGTTCGAAGCCGCGGTCGAGGCAGGCGTGGACGAGTTCATCGCCGCACATGGCAAATATCTGCCGGGCTTCGGCCATCGTTTTCATCCCGTCGATCCGCGCGCTGGACGGCTGCTCGCGCTCGTCGATGCGCGTGTGGCGTCCGGCACGATCAAGGGCCGCTACGCGGCGATTGCGCGCGGCATCGAGGCCTTGCTGAAAAAACGCAAGGACCGGCCCGTGCCGATGAATATCGACGGCGTAACGGCGGTCATCTACGCGGAGCTGGGGTTCGCGCCGGAACTGGCGCGCGGCGTATTCTGCCTCTCGCGCGCGGTGGGCATTCTCGCGCATGCGTGGGAGCAACGCGGACGCGGCGAGCGTAACAAGGGACCCATGCCGCGCCAGATTCCCTACGCCTACACCGGCGCGCCGGAGCGGCATCTGGAGCAGTCCTGA